TATCCGCCCCTCTTCCGTGGCCTACTTCCGGAACGTCATAGAGGGTTTGAAGGGCGCTGGATGCGACGCCGTCATTCTCGGGTGTACGGAAATTCCACTGATCGTCAATGACGCGAACAGCGCGCTGCCGGTTCTGGATTCGACCCGGCTGCTGGCGCGCGCTGCTCTCGACGCCGCTTGCGCATAAAAAACGCGCCGCAGAAGCGGCGCGCTTAGGGAGCCTCGGGGGTGGGGCTTAGCCGAAAGTTATGTATTCGGCCCAGATTTGATCGAGCTGACGCAAGGTCGCGGTCGCGGCTTCCATCTCTTTCGCGAGATCGGCACGGCCGTTGGTGAATTCCATATGGCGCTGTTCGAGATCCCGAAGCCGGGCAACGACATCGCGCCCTTTGGGAGACAGCCGCAGGCGCACCGACCGGCGGTCATGCGCGGCCCGCTCCTGCTCGAGATAGCCGTATTCGGACAGCTTCTTGACGTTATAGGAGACCGTCGAAGCCTGGTACCCCTTGCGGTGGATCAGGTCGCGGACAGGAATGTCCTCGTCGCCGATCCCGACCAGCATGAGTGCCTGGGACGGATTGATGTTGTTGATGCCCATG
The nucleotide sequence above comes from Nisaea sediminum. Encoded proteins:
- a CDS encoding MarR family winged helix-turn-helix transcriptional regulator; this encodes MTVQTLRRSALKIDTADIAVGGNAEDVRASYMELTAMLDRLHRRYLDVVRVELESMGINNINPSQALMLVGIGDEDIPVRDLIHRKGYQASTVSYNVKKLSEYGYLEQERAAHDRRSVRLRLSPKGRDVVARLRDLEQRHMEFTNGRADLAKEMEAATATLRQLDQIWAEYITFG